From the Paenibacillus sp. FSL H8-0548 genome, one window contains:
- a CDS encoding sigma-70 family RNA polymerase sigma factor — protein sequence MRLIDKLVKKAQKGDTDAFTRLFVQNEADIYRIAFVYVRHEQDALDVVQETAYRSFKGIAALKKPAYFKTWIIRIAISSAIDLLRRRNKITPMEDSKGAHYHTTAVEENVVTVSLSLQPILDLLDEEEKGVILLRYYKDYTIREVSEILNIPLGTAKTLLYRALSKLRTFVREEDYYE from the coding sequence GTGAGATTAATTGATAAGCTGGTGAAAAAAGCGCAGAAGGGCGACACCGATGCCTTTACCCGGTTGTTTGTCCAAAATGAAGCCGATATTTATCGCATCGCATTCGTTTATGTTCGTCATGAGCAGGATGCCTTGGACGTGGTGCAGGAGACAGCGTACCGATCATTTAAGGGCATAGCTGCTTTGAAGAAGCCGGCCTATTTCAAGACATGGATCATCCGGATTGCGATTAGCAGCGCCATTGATCTGCTAAGAAGGCGTAATAAGATCACGCCTATGGAGGATAGCAAAGGGGCTCACTATCATACTACCGCTGTAGAGGAGAATGTGGTCACCGTTTCGCTGTCTCTGCAGCCAATTCTGGATTTGCTGGATGAGGAGGAGAAAGGTGTCATCCTGCTTCGTTATTATAAGGATTACACCATTCGAGAGGTGTCGGAAATATTGAATATTCCGCTGGGGACAGCGAAAACCTTATTGTACCGGGCGCTAAGCAAGCTGCGGACCTTCGTAAGGGAGGAGGACTATTATGAATGA